CATGGACTGGTATTGCGCGGCAATCTGCACCGAATCGCTGTAGTCGTAGGTGCCGTAGTGCAGGGCCGAAACGCGGCCCCGCCCGCGGTGGATCAGCTGCGCCGCGGGCACGGTGCCGTTGGCGGCCAGGATCAGCTGCGGGGTTTCCACCTGCACTTCAAACCGCAGCCGTCCCGGTTCCAGACCGTGGGCCTCTTCGAGCTGCCCGCAGATGTAGACCATGGCCTCCACCTGTTCCACGGTGGACACCTTGGGCAAGGTCAGCACCAGCCCGTCGGGCAGTTTTCCGGCCGCCAGCAGGCCGGCGAGGAACAGGTCCAGGGTCCGGACACCGCGGGCCCGGGTGGCCGCTTCAAAGCACTTGAACCGGATCCCGATGAACGGCGGCGCGGTCCCGGCAGCCACCGCGTCCGCCACGGCGGCGGCGGCCAGCACGGCATGGCTGTCCTCTTCCGCGTCCGGCCGGATGCCGTAGCCGTCCTCGAAGTCCAGGCGCAGGTCCTCGATCGGCTCGGTGCGCAGCTTCGCCTCCACAAGGGGCACGACGGCGGCTGCCAGCCCGGCGTCCAGGCCCGCCAGTTCGGCCAGGCCCGGCAAACCGCCACGGCCGCCCTGCCCGAGTGAGCCCTGCGCCTCGACGGCCGCAAGCCCGTCTCTCCCCCAGCCTGACGGCAGGGCCGGCACGCAGCGGTCCGCCGGGATGTAGACGGTGTGCACGGGCTGGCGGGTGCCGGCGTCACCGGGGTAGTTGCCGGCCAGCAGCCGGTCCGTGTCCGCCAGCACGGCATCGAGCCTTTGCAGGTGCGCGGCGCCGAGGACGGGTGCGGGCTCAGTGGACGGAGGCGAGGGGTTCAAAGTCATGGTCCTAGTGGGAATCGGTTTCAGCGGTACCGGTGGCGGCCAGCGAAATTTCCCGGCCGTCGGCGTCGAGCAGTTTTCCGTCCAGCACGTGGTCGCCCTCTTTCAGCGCCGCCGTGTCCTCGAGGCGCACGATGCGGTTGGCGCCTTCGGCCCACACGGA
This genomic interval from Arthrobacter sunyaminii contains the following:
- a CDS encoding DUF6986 family protein gives rise to the protein MTLNPSPPSTEPAPVLGAAHLQRLDAVLADTDRLLAGNYPGDAGTRQPVHTVYIPADRCVPALPSGWGRDGLAAVEAQGSLGQGGRGGLPGLAELAGLDAGLAAAVVPLVEAKLRTEPIEDLRLDFEDGYGIRPDAEEDSHAVLAAAAVADAVAAGTAPPFIGIRFKCFEAATRARGVRTLDLFLAGLLAAGKLPDGLVLTLPKVSTVEQVEAMVYICGQLEEAHGLEPGRLRFEVQVETPQLILAANGTVPAAQLIHRGRGRVSALHYGTYDYSDSVQIAAQYQSMEHPAADYAKAVMQVAAAGTGVRLSDGSTNILPLGTPGEIRSAWQLHARLVRRSLERGFYQGWDLHPAQLPTRFLATYAFYREGFDAAARRLDTYVRKQVGTVLDEPATARALARFVHRGLLCGALTEAEIEQGTGLTGVELAALAHPQTAVSPIKEKVR